The genome window GCGAGATCTACCTGGCATTACAGGGAACGGCGAACAAGCGCGAACTTCGACCGAGACGCAAGCACGGCGTCATGCCCCATTAGTGCGAGGAAGGGGCGATAGCAGTGACAGATCTTCATACCTATTTTGAGACGGGAATAGGCGGGGCGATCACCTTGGCGCTCATAGCCTTTTCCACGGTTTTTCTGGTTTTGGGAGGGCTGACGGCCATCATCTATGCCATCAAGTATTTTGGTGGTGTGAAGGCGAGCCCGACGGCACCGAAGGGGAATGGCGGCACGCCTCCGGCACCTGCAGCGAAGCCTGCATCAGCGCCTGTGGCAGCGCCAGTATCGGTACCGTCGGCATCAGGAGACCAGAAACGTCTTATAGCCGTTATCACAGCGGCGTTAGTGGAAGCAACGGGCCGGCCCTGCCGCATCACGAGCATCGAAGCGACAGGTACCACATCATCGAAGAGACGTGGTCCACGGGTGAGCCTGTGGAGATCGAGCGCCATCATGGAAGGGCTCGAAAGCTTAAACAACCAGACCTGGTCAGGTCGGTAAAGACAACGACAACACAGCAGTGTGGAGGGGAAAAGAATGAGCAAACTCTATAAAGTGACAGTGGACGGAACAAGCTACAACGTAGAAGTGGAAGAACTCGGCAGTGGAGCGCCCGTAACCGCTCCTGTGGCACCGGCGGCAGCGCCAGTTCAGGCGGCAGTACCAGCACCAGCGCCGGCACCAACACCGGCCCCCGCACCGGCAGCAGCTCCTGCTCCGGCACCAGTTGCAGAAGCGCCCGTAGCTGGGGGGGAAGTAGTGTCAGCCCCCATGCCTGGCAAGATCCTTCGTGTAAGTGTCAGCGTCGGCGCGACAGTCAATGCTGGAGACGTGCTTCTTATTCTCGAAGCCATGAAGATGGAGAATGAGATATCCGCCCCGTCTGCCGGTACGGTGAAAGAGATCCGGGCACGGGAAGGGGACAGCGTCAATTCCGGAGACGCCCTGGTAGTCCTCGGCTAAGCCGAAGGGAGACAGGCGATTATGGAAGTCTATCTAAACTCACTGGGAACGATCCTTCGATCCTCGGGATTCTCGGGACTCACGTGGGGCAACGTCATCATGTTGGGGGTGGCCTTTGTTATGCTCTATCTGGCCATCGTGAAGGGGTTTGAACCCCTCTTGCTGGTCCCCATCGGATTCGGCTGCCTGCTGGTGAACCTTCCCCTCTCGGGAATCATGGACGACGGAGGCTTTTTGCGGTATATCTTTTTCGGAACGGAACATGAGATCTATCCGGTCATTATCTTTATGGGGATAGGGGCCTTGACGGACTTTGCGCCCCTTCTGGCCAATCCCATCACCTTCCTGCTCGGAGCAGCCGCACAGCTGGGCGTATTCATCGCCCTCTTCGGAGCGCTGCTCATGGGCTTCAACGTGAAGGAGGCGGCATCCATCGCCATCATTGGCGGAGCGGACGGCCCGACGAGCATCTACCTGACGGTGAAGCTGGCTCCCCAGATTCTGGGAGCGGTGGCCGTTGCGGCGTACAGCTACATGTCGCTGGTGCCGCTCATCCAGCCGCCGGTAATCAAGCTCTTCACCAGCAAGGCTGACCGGGCTATCCGTATGGATCAGCTTCGACCAGTCTCCAAGCTGGAGCGGGTGCTCTTTCCCATCGTGTGTACTGTCTCTGCGGGATTGCTTCTCCCGTCATCGGTGCCTCTGATCGGTATCCTCATGTTCGGAAACCTGTTGCGTGAATGCGGCGTGACAGAACGACTGAGCCAGGCGGCACAGAACGAGATTCTCAACGCCACCACCATCTTCCTGGGCTTGTCAGTAGGTGCAACCATGAGCGCAGAATACTTCCTCACCTGGGGAACGATCAAGATCATTGTTCTGGGACTCGTTGCCTTCATCTGCAGCACAGCTGGCGGCGTTTTGCTGGGGCAGGTCATGAAAGTGGTAAGCGGCGGGAAGATCAACCCCATGATCGGAGCGGCTGGAGTCTCTGCCGTTCCCATGGCGGCACGAGTGGTACAGCGAATGTGTCAGAAAGAGAATCCTGGCAACTTCCTGCTTATGCACGCTATGGGACCCAACGTGGCTGGTGTTATCGGCACTGCCGTCGCTGCGTCCGTTATGCTTACCCTCTTGAGCTAAAAATGTTTTATTCTGAAAAAGGAAGGGTATAAAATAAAGGAGTCTTTTCCGTTTAAAATACGGCAAAGACTCCTTTTTACGTGTTATTATATTGCGGATCAAAAAATTATGGCTCTCAGGGGGTAAAGAAATGAAAATAGCTCTAGGCTCAGATCATGCTGGTTTTTGTGTTAAATCTGCGCTTAAAAAACATTTAGAAATGAATGGGCATACTGTTATTGATTATGGTACAGATACTGACTCTGTTTCTTGCGATTATCCCGATATCGCATTCGCTGTGGCGGAAAGCGTCGCTGGAAATGAAACTGATAGAGGAATTCTTGTATGTGGAAGCGGAATAGGCATGACAATAGCCGCAAATAAAGTACCTGGCGCTTACGCCGCTTTATGTGACACTACTGAATTAGCTCGTTTAAGTAGGCTCCACAATAATTCGAATATACTTTCAATGGGTGGTCGGATCATCAGTGAAAAACAAGCTTTTGATATTGCTGACACTTGGCTTGAAACTGAATTTGAAGGAGATCGCCACGAAAAACGCATAGAGAAAATTCGTCGTTTTGAAAATAAGTTAGTCCCAAGCCGCTCTCATGAAGGAGAAGGTCGAATTGTAATATTTGACCATCCTCTTGTTCAACACAAAGTAAGTATTATCAGAAACAAAAACACATCAGTCAAAGAATTCAGAGAACTTGTTCAGGAAATAGCCGGACTTATGGTTTATGAGATTACACGTGATTTACCGCTTGTAAAAGTAGAAGTTGAAACACCCATCGAAAAAACAATCGGTTATACCCTCGAAGGTAAAAAACTTGCTATCGTCCCAGTTTTACGAGCTGGACTCGGTATGGTCGATGGAATTCTTCAGATTATTCCTAACGCCAAAGTGGGACATATCGGATTATATAGAGATCCTGAAACTCTTGAGCCAGTTGAATATTATTGCAAACTTCCTAATGACATCGATGATCGTGATATTTTTATCCTCGATCCCATGCTTGCAACAGGTGGATCTGCTACAGCAGCAATCAGCCTTGTTAAAGCCAAGGGAGCACGCAAAGTATCTCTTGTTTGCCTTATCGCTGCTCCGGAGGGAGTTGAAAAAGTTCACAGCACCCATCCGGATGTGGACGTATATGCTGCAGCCTTAGATGATCACCTTAATGATCACGGATATATTGTCCCAGGTTTAGGTGATGCCGGGGATCGACTTTTCGGAACGAAATAGTATAGAGTGCCGCTGTGATTCGACTTCTTTTTATTTGTATTCTGATGTTGGGATGGGGAGTTGGAATGACTCCTCTCTCAATGAAGTTATCTAACAGATACAGAATAATAGATACTCCTGGCGGAAGAAAACACCATTTAGGGATTATTCCTCGCGGTGCTGGTATAGTATTGTGGATGGGATATCTACTATGGGGTCTCCTCGGAGCACCTGATAGTTTGTTCCTTAAGCTTTCTTCCACAGGAGCAACTATTGTTTTCCTTTGTGGATACTGGGATGATATTAAATCTTTAAATCCAACAATCAGACTGTTTTTGCATTTTTTTGCAGCAAGCATCGTATTGTTGCCTTTAGATATATATTTTCCCTATAGAATATTACTTATTATTTGGATCGCCGGTGTAACAAGCGCTTATAATATAATTGATGGTTTGAACGGACTTTGTCTCTTTATGTTTGTTATTGCGGCATTGATAGCTTCTCAAATTGGTATTCCAGATATGTGGTGGCCTATAGCAGCGACAGCAATCGGAGTATTACATTGGAATTTTCCCCGAGCCAGAACCTTTCTTGGGGATGGAGGCAGTACTCTTTTAGGCTATATTTTTGCTTCTCAGCTTCTTTATACTTTTTACCAGCAAGGGAGCTACGCACACTTTAACGCTGCAGAACTTATAGTTTTGCTACTTTTATGGGGAGGGGTTCCTGTTTTGGATACCCTTACATCGATTCTTCGTCGTCTAATTCGTCGAAGTTCACCTTTTTTGCCAGATAGAGGGCATTTACATTATCAACTGCTTGATCGTGGTTTTTCGCCAATTTCGACCCTCTGTATTATGGCTCTTCTTCAAGGAGCCTTGCTTATGCTGGGATTGTTCTGTTTCACTCAGTTTGCCCAGTAAAAACAAGGAGGAAAAAATGAAACGTACAATCATATGTGTAATAGGAACCCGACCGGAAGCTATAAAAATGGCTCCAGTCATTTTAGCTTTGAAGGAAAATCCCGCTTTCAGAACATTTGTTCTTGCCACAGGTCAGCATACTGATATGCTCGACCAAGCTCTTTCTTTCTTCGACATTAAAGCTGATGTCAATCTACATATTATGAAAGACCGACAAACATTAGATCATATTACTTCTCGAGTACTCGTCGGAACAGGGGAAATTTATGATAAGGAAAAACCGGATCTCGTTTTGGTACATGGAGATACAACGACAACTTTAGGGGCTTCTATGTCTGCTTTTTATCGAAAAATCCCCGTTGGGCATGTTGAAGCCGGATTGCGAAGTGGAAATTTAGACCAACCATTTCCAGAAGAAG of Aminobacterium sp. MB27-C1 contains these proteins:
- a CDS encoding glycosyltransferase family 4 protein, whose product is MIRLLFICILMLGWGVGMTPLSMKLSNRYRIIDTPGGRKHHLGIIPRGAGIVLWMGYLLWGLLGAPDSLFLKLSSTGATIVFLCGYWDDIKSLNPTIRLFLHFFAASIVLLPLDIYFPYRILLIIWIAGVTSAYNIIDGLNGLCLFMFVIAALIASQIGIPDMWWPIAATAIGVLHWNFPRARTFLGDGGSTLLGYIFASQLLYTFYQQGSYAHFNAAELIVLLLLWGGVPVLDTLTSILRRLIRRSSPFLPDRGHLHYQLLDRGFSPISTLCIMALLQGALLMLGLFCFTQFAQ
- the upp gene encoding uracil phosphoribosyltransferase yields the protein MKIALGSDHAGFCVKSALKKHLEMNGHTVIDYGTDTDSVSCDYPDIAFAVAESVAGNETDRGILVCGSGIGMTIAANKVPGAYAALCDTTELARLSRLHNNSNILSMGGRIISEKQAFDIADTWLETEFEGDRHEKRIEKIRRFENKLVPSRSHEGEGRIVIFDHPLVQHKVSIIRNKNTSVKEFRELVQEIAGLMVYEITRDLPLVKVEVETPIEKTIGYTLEGKKLAIVPVLRAGLGMVDGILQIIPNAKVGHIGLYRDPETLEPVEYYCKLPNDIDDRDIFILDPMLATGGSATAAISLVKAKGARKVSLVCLIAAPEGVEKVHSTHPDVDVYAAALDDHLNDHGYIVPGLGDAGDRLFGTK
- a CDS encoding OadG family protein, giving the protein MTDLHTYFETGIGGAITLALIAFSTVFLVLGGLTAIIYAIKYFGGVKASPTAPKGNGGTPPAPAAKPASAPVAAPVSVPSASGDQKRLIAVITAALVEATGRPCRITSIEATGTTSSKRRGPRVSLWRSSAIMEGLESLNNQTWSGR
- a CDS encoding biotin/lipoyl-containing protein: MSKLYKVTVDGTSYNVEVEELGSGAPVTAPVAPAAAPVQAAVPAPAPAPTPAPAPAAAPAPAPVAEAPVAGGEVVSAPMPGKILRVSVSVGATVNAGDVLLILEAMKMENEISAPSAGTVKEIRAREGDSVNSGDALVVLG
- a CDS encoding sodium ion-translocating decarboxylase subunit beta; protein product: MEVYLNSLGTILRSSGFSGLTWGNVIMLGVAFVMLYLAIVKGFEPLLLVPIGFGCLLVNLPLSGIMDDGGFLRYIFFGTEHEIYPVIIFMGIGALTDFAPLLANPITFLLGAAAQLGVFIALFGALLMGFNVKEAASIAIIGGADGPTSIYLTVKLAPQILGAVAVAAYSYMSLVPLIQPPVIKLFTSKADRAIRMDQLRPVSKLERVLFPIVCTVSAGLLLPSSVPLIGILMFGNLLRECGVTERLSQAAQNEILNATTIFLGLSVGATMSAEYFLTWGTIKIIVLGLVAFICSTAGGVLLGQVMKVVSGGKINPMIGAAGVSAVPMAARVVQRMCQKENPGNFLLMHAMGPNVAGVIGTAVAASVMLTLLS